The region tatatattcacacatgtattatgtttccggttaatacaattctagcatgaataataaacatttatcatgatataaggaaataaataataactttattattgcctctagggcatatttccttcatgtccaCCCCAGCAAAACCTTTCAACCCTAACCGCCCACGGATCCTTCTCATCTTATCAGCCTTCTGCCTTGTCTCACACAAAAACACCAAATTGGGGGAATGCGACTGTGTGATTGCCGCCAACTCACGAACTGTCCGGGAATTCCCCCCTCCCCGGCAGTTCCAGCTTAACACATTCATTGGGCCTGGCGGTCCTCCCTGTCGGAGGCCGCCTCGGACGCCACACCCATATCCATAGTAACTCCGTCATCTTTTTGCTTCCTCCTCTTGACAATTGGCACCTTCCCCGGAGTATTAGAAGATcccccctccacctcctccgacGTACTACCTCCTTCCAATAACAGAACCGTGCTCGAGACCTTGCCAGCTAAATTAGGAACCGGCTGTCCACGAACACAAACTGTACCATCACTATTTATCAGACGTTTGCGGATCAGACGGCCTTCCTCCTCCACCCCGCTATGCTCCTGCATCTCTCTCCCAACACCTCCTACGTTCGAAGGGGCACGAATATCCCCTCTATTCATCGTATGCACTGCATCTTTTCCTTGGTTACCACCTCCTCCTCTACCTCCCGCCCCTCCTTCAAACGCACCTCCTGCCCTGCCTCTACCCCTACTTCCTGCACCACCAGCTATACCACCACCACCCCGTCCTCTACCAGCACCCCCCATCGGCTGCTCATTACTCCAATGCAACCAATCCCCCCACTCACATTCCGTCGGATCATGAACACCATCTCCACATTCTTCCACCACGTGACCCATGCAACCACAAAAGAAGCAAAAATCCGGTAATTTTTCATAGCTCACCGGGTATCGCTTATATTCCTTCAAGGTGATCGGAACAAATCTCACCAGGGGTTTATGAACATCCACAAAAACCCTTACCCTCAAAAAATTTGATGGGTTAATTCTTCCTTCATTGACAGCAACAGTAAAGGGAGGCTTGCCCACCTTCTTCGCAACTTTTTCAGCCAACTCTTTCTTCCTCGTGAGCCCATCCGGCAAAACCTTGATTCTAGCCCAAAGTGGATACATATCCAAGGCGTAATCTGCAACGTTAGTGAAACCATCATACTCGACGATGACGACTGGATCCCTTCTGAATTGCCAAGGCCCTCCCTCCATCACCCTCTTCCAATCCCCCAAGCAATGGCACTGAGCCAGGAACAGGTTGGCCCCTTTGATATTGAATGTAACTCCTTAGGTGCACGACCACGCGTTCCTCAAAGAATTTAGCAATGCCGCATGGCTAAACGGCCTCATCATATGAACCCTAAACAGACACAACCATCTAACCTCCTTAATGAGTTCTTCTACTTCACCTGAAAGATCCAACTCATCCTCTTCTTCCCCATGAAGCTCCAAACCCTCAAAGGCGTCCTCCAAGGCCGGATCATGGCCCAGATCATCCCAATCTTCCTCATCCTCCTGTCgttgctccgcctcctcctcctccctcccggcCTGCTCAGGATTGTTCTGGACCGGACTGCTACCCGATGGTACTCCCTCTAGGCTTCCTTCTCCCTCGATCCCCCCATCTGCAAACCCTAACCCCGCCCGTGCTTCCTTCGCTCCTCCATCCTCCTTCGCGAGAACCTGATCCTCCATGTCCGCCGGCGCGTGCGGGTGGTCCCTAAGCCTGTCGATCGTCGGGGTAGAGCCAGACGATCGGCGGTAGGGTTTAGTGGTAGACTCGGGCGTTGCCGTCAGAGGAACGGGTGGACTCTAGGGAAACCCTAGAGGAACATTGTTTTAAAGGAGTGGTTAATTTGGGATTACAAGGGATTAGTTCTTTAATGTGTTATTACCAATGAAAAAACTAGCACGCTATGATAAAACAAACTGACACAATATGATATCAGCTTGCTATATTCTATAGCAAGACATTATTCATTGATTTATTTAAGCGAAACAATTATCAGAACGCGTAACGTACTTTTTTTTACTGGTTACATCACCGGTAGCTTCTTCCAAGATTTTATCAACACATAAAAACAATTATTCGTTTTCAATGTCAAAACTAATAACACACACAACCAGCCATTTTCTCAAGAGTATTAAACAACACCAAACAAACCAAGCACAGCTGCCAATGCTAATTTTAACATGGTCCCTCTTACCTCCTCTTTTCATATGGGACATAAGAAGATAAGAGTTACCCTGACTCACTGCTTAATGAAATCAATGGCCTAGATGTATTACGTACTCTTACCTCTACCGAGATCTGCCAGATTAGCTCCGTCAATCACCAACcgatttccttctccctccccccctcccccgagTGTGCCGGATGGTGGCATCAAGGGAGAGGAGCCATTAAGTCTGACACGCACCACCTCACGCCACCGGACCACCATTGCAAGCCACCATGACGTGTCGCCATGATCGAACAACCACGCTACAAACCATTGATCTAGGACATCACCTCCGTGCCAAAAGCTAGTCGCATCGGTCCTCCAATCTGCCGGTATGACCCTGATCACTGTCGGTCAAGGACGAGAATCGTCACCTTTGCGCCGACTCCCGTGTCACAACACTAGAGGAAGGCCCCGCATTTACGGGCTTTGTCCAACGACATTCACGGGGGATGGCGCCCTGCGGGAGGTAGGGGCATctcctccaccacaattgccaaggACCCTAGCAACCCCAACACACTAGTGCATAGCTCCGCGGCCATTGGACCCAAATCGGGACGCCAAATCTGCCCCAAGACTTTTGTATCCTACGCTTCCGTGCCACGGGACGACCTCAACGTTGCCCTACGACGGCGACAAGGGAGAGGGGGAAGCGGATGAGGCCCTCGACAGCCGGATATGAGCTCCCGATAGCCTGCTGAAGCCGCACAAGGAGAACCATGGCTTCGGGCTGATCTAATGGAGGTGACTTGTTTTCTTCTATTTTCTTACTTTTCCATTTCTAATAGTTGAGAACCTCCGTGTCAATCTTAGATAGAGTAAAAGATgtggctaggtctcagtcgactgagatttaattAAGTCTAAGtcaagtgacataacatgtaagagggtgtttgttttcagggacttattggtttggggacttaaaaaagtccatataagtcccatctaaaccaaacaggagggacttatagggacttaaagtgggcatttgggacttatgaaacaagactctcaaggagagtcttatagggacttatagttgtaatatggtcttatagagaCTTATAAGTCCCACGAACGAAAtaggtagggactttttagggacttgagacttataagttaggactaaggccctgtttgtttcataagtcctaggactcttttaagtcccaacttataagtcataagtctctacctgtttgtttacagggacttataagttccgagtccctacctgtttgtttacagggacttataaGTCCATGTTGCACCGCTGCAACGAGGCTCAGGAGAGGGCCTGTCCGGCGATTGGAGGCACCGCTGCAACGAACCGAGGCAGAACGAACcgagacggggcggcgacggggtggCGAACcgaggcgaggcggcgacggggcggcgacagggcgagaggcggggcggcgacggggcgagaggcggcgcggcgacggggcggcgacggggcgagaggcggggcggcggcggcaattGGACCGAGAGGCAGGCGGCGTGCGGGGAACGAGCCTGGAGCGACACGGGGTAGGTCCGGCCCGGGATAAGTTCCAATAAGctcctccttgagagtcttatttgaTAAGTCTCAAATCACCATAGTAAATCCCAATAAGTCCTTTGTGCTTGGTTTAGGTGGGACTTGTAGGGACTTTTTTAAGTTcctaaaccaataagtccctgaaaacaaacaccctttaaaaaaagtcctaggacttatgaaccaaacagggcctaagataaaaagaaaaactaaaaaaaaattACGTGAATCTTCATGCAAGATCACGTGAATATAGCATCAGTTAAGTCTGGGTCCACTAGAATTTAGCAACCCCGTAGGGTAAATGGctaaaaaggaaaattgtgccaataaGTTTCAGGCGACGTGCACTGGATTCACCACAAAAAGTTTGCCGAAGTCCAAATATTACAGGTAGATAAATTACCTCTTCCCTGTATGTACACGACGGACCGTACGTATCTCTATCTCAACTATCAAGATCAGATCAAAAATCAGGAAAACACACTTTCCAACGTCAGAAATCGCAGCAAATCCAACCTACTACAAGCCCGTCGTCACCCGCAACGACCAGACCCGCACCTCGCCGTCAAAGCTGGCGCTGCACACCCTCCATtcctcctcgccgtcgccgtctcctCCCTGCAGCTGCTTCTTGCCCGGAACGAGAGCCACCGCCACCGAACGGACGGCGCTGCCGTGCCCGTCGATCACGGCGACGCACGTGTGGCCCCGTCCGTCCGTCTCGCGCCGCCAGGCCCGAACCGTGTGATCCGCCGACCCGCTCACAACCAGCCCGCCCCCCGCGCACGCGATGGAGAGCACCGCCTTGCGGTGCCCCCGCAGCGCCCCGATCGCGACCATGTGGCTCGCGCTGTCCTCCCGCTCCCACACCACCACGCAGCGATCGTTGCCGCCGGAGTACAGCACCTGCCCCCCGCACCCGACGGCCACGGCGTTCACCGCCGCCGTGTGGCGGGAGAGGGTGGCCACCAGGTAGTAAACCGGCTTCTTGCTCTGTCGTTTGGTGGTCTTGTCGGACGCGGGCCTGGGCGCCCAGACACGAACGCGCCTGTCGGCGGAGCCAGTGTACACCGTGCCGTCCGGCGCGACGGCGACCGCGTTGACGGCATCGTCGTGCGCCGGCAACGACTGCAAGCAGCGGAGGGACGGGATCGCCCAGACCTTGAGCGTCTTGTCCCAGGAGACGGAGAACAGGAGGCGGCCGTCCGTGGACGCGGCGACGCCGGACACGGTGTCGGCGTGCTCTATCCAGagccggcggtggtggcggcggacgGCGACGTGGTTGGACGGGACCGGGAAGCGTCGGAGGCGGTCGGAGACCGTGGGGAGCGCGGCGGCGAGGCGGATCCGGGCGGGCGCGCGCGAGGAGACTCGCCAGAGCCGCAGCCTCCCGTCCTGGTGGCCCGTCACGGCCTTGCCTCCGTGGACGTGCGCCACGCACTTGACCGAGCCGGCGGTCGCGGTGTCGTGACCCGGGTCGGAGGTGGACGTCGGCTCCAGGGTGCAGAGGTCGTGGAGGGCCACGGACGCCGGCCTGGCGACGACGAAACCATGCGAGCCGTCCACCACCGCGACAGCCGCTGCCGCTgacgccgcggccgccgccgtgGGCGGAGGGAGCAGCGTGGCGACgtgggcgaaggcggcggcgcggcaggCGGCATTCGACGTCGCGGCGGAGAGCGACGGGAGGGACGTGGACGAGGACGCCTCGgagaccgcggcggcggcggcggaggaggacgtggagacggtggaggaggaggtggaggcgaccGAGCCGAGCTTGTTGCTGCTGGCGTCGCTGTCGGCCGCGGCGGCGCTGCTTGTGGCCATGCAGAGGCGCGGGAGAAGCTTCATCGGGGAGGCGGCGCGG is a window of Triticum dicoccoides isolate Atlit2015 ecotype Zavitan chromosome 2B, WEW_v2.0, whole genome shotgun sequence DNA encoding:
- the LOC119364642 gene encoding protein JINGUBANG-like; translated protein: MKLLPRLCMATSSAAAADSDASSNKLGSVASTSSSTVSTSSSAAAAAVSEASSSTSLPSLSAATSNAACRAAAFAHVATLLPPPTAAAAASAAAAVAVVDGSHGFVVARPASVALHDLCTLEPTSTSDPGHDTATAGSVKCVAHVHGGKAVTGHQDGRLRLWRVSSRAPARIRLAAALPTVSDRLRRFPVPSNHVAVRRHHRRLWIEHADTVSGVAASTDGRLLFSVSWDKTLKVWAIPSLRCLQSLPAHDDAVNAVAVAPDGTVYTGSADRRVRVWAPRPASDKTTKRQSKKPVYYLVATLSRHTAAVNAVAVGCGGQVLYSGGNDRCVVVWEREDSASHMVAIGALRGHRKAVLSIACAGGGLVVSGSADHTVRAWRRETDGRGHTCVAVIDGHGSAVRSVAVALVPGKKQLQGGDGDGEEEWRVCSASFDGEVRVWSLRVTTGL